The nucleotide window CCGAGTACCAGTGGTTCCCGATTGTTGAAAGCTAACGTGGCTTCACGGACCAGTTTTTTTGTTGAAGCTTTGCAACGGGCTGGTTTTATTGTGATCGGTCAGACCAATTATCCCGAATTTGGGTTTAAAAATATTACGGATTCCCAGTTGTATGGGGATGCACATAATCCTTGGAATTTAGATTATCAACCCGGCGGCTCTTCTGGTGGAGCAGCGGCAGCGGTTGCTGCTGGCTTGGTACCCATTGCGGCTGGGAGTGATGGGGGTGGCTCCATTCGGATACCAGCATCCTGGTCTGGGACGATTGGGTTAAAACCAACTCGTGGACGGGTTCCCGTAGGTCTTGATGACTGGCGGTCCTGGCAGGGGGCAGCAATTGATTTTGGACTAACACGTTCAATTAAAGATACGGCAGCTCTACTGGACAGTCTACAGGTCCTACAGCCCGCCGCGGTCTTTCAAACGCCCTTAGTGCGACCAGGCTTTACCACTCAGCTAGAACAACCCGTTCAACCTGGCTTGATTGGCTATACCACTGAATCACCGGTGGGGACACCGGTTAGTCCCGAGGCTGTTCAAGCCGTGATGTCAGCCGTTGGCTTTTTGGAGAATCAGGGATTTAATGTGGAAGAGGTACGTAACCCAGTTGATGGTGTCACGCTCATGGAAAGTTATTACACCATGAATGCTGGGGAGACCGCGGCCTTGATGAGCGAACTAGCCGCGGAGCTTGGACGGCCACTGCAGGTTGACGACATGGAGCTGCTGACCTGGGCTCTTTATCAGACGGGTCTGAAGACGACCGCCGCCGATTACAGCCTGGCACTGGGTGAATGGGATCAGGCGGCTTGGCAGATGGCTCAGCTACACGCAAGGTATCCGGTGGTGTTGACGCCAACAACGGCTTGGCCAGCACCTGAGGTGGGAGATTCACTTGTCTCATCAGAAAATACGGCTAAAATGGCCGACATTGCAGAGCTGTCTGTTGCGGCTCAGAAACAGTTGATCTATGACCAATGGTTACCAGCACTGACGCGTTCGCCTTTCACACAACAGGCCAATCTCACCGGTGAACCGGCAATTAGTCTGCCGACTGCAGTTACAGCCGACGGGTTACCACTAGGCATTCAGTTTAACGCCGCGAAGGGAGAAGAATTACGGCTTTTGAGGCTTGGCGCTTTATTTGAACGAGCAGGACGGTTAAAATGGTTACATGCAACTAAATTAGATTGAGGAGCGAATGTTTTGAAGGGAAAACAGTTAGGACTTTTAATCGGAGTGACACTATTGGTAGCCGGGGGATTGGCTGCCTGCGGCAAGTCAACGTCTTCGAATAATTCGGGGCAGTTGGCGGCTAAGCAAGACGTCAAGCTCTCGACTAAATCCGAGGTCACCACGCTGGATGTATCTAAAGCGGCGGACTCGACCAGTTTGACCCAGCTATACCACACCCAAGAGGGATTGTATCGGTTAGGTAAAAAGGAAAAATTAATTAACGCACTGGCTACGAAGACCACGGTTTCAAATGGCGGGAAGACCTACGTTTTTAATCTCCGGAAGAATAATCATTGGAACGATGGTAAGGCAGTCACTGCTCAGGATTTTGTCTATTCTTGGCGGCGGACGGTCGCCCCTAAGACGGCGGCTGAATACGCCTACCTGATGGCGGGAATTAAAAACTATAGCGCCGTTCAGAGTGGCAAAGTGGCGCCTAGTCAACTTGGCGTGAAGGCTTTGAACAAGTCGACGCTACAGGTGACTTTAAGTAAACCAGTGGCCTATTTCAAATTATTGCTGGCCTTTCCAACTTTCTTCCCACAGGAACAGAGTGTGGTGGAAAAGTATGGTAGTGATTACGGTCATTCCAGTGGCAAGACAGCTTACGATGGTCCATTTGTTATGACCAAGTGGCAAGGGACTGACCAAAGCTGGACACTGGTAAAGAATTCGCAATTTTGGGACAAAAAAGCAATTACTTTAAAGAAGCTAAATTTCCAGGTTGTGGCGGATCCATCGACTGGTTTGAACTTGTATCAAAAGAAGGAACTGGATGCCACGACTTTAGATGGAACACAGGTTGCGAACTTGAAGAATAATAGTGACATGAAGACTTTTGTTGGTGGGACAACCTATTACATGCAGATGAATCAAAAGCGGGTCAAGGCACTGAAAAACCTGAAGGTTCGTCAGGCGCTGTCACTGGCGATTGATAAAAAGCAACTGGCTAAAAGTGTGTTACGTGATGGGTCTAAGGCACCACTTGGCTTTGTATCAGAGAATTTGACACAGAATCCTAAGACTAAGGCTGATTTTGCCAAGGATGCTTACGTCAAAGATGGGGTTGTCTACAATTTGACGGCAGCCAAGAAATTAATGAAGGCTGGATTGAAGGCGTCCGGTACGAAGCAGTTGGACTTAACGTTGATGGCTGACGATACCAGTGTTACGAAGACGGTTGCCCAGTACATTCAAGCTGAATTGCAGAAGTTGCCGAACGTTAAGGTTTCTATCAATACGTTGCCGTACAAGACCCGGTTAAGTCGGTCGAATGCAGGTAACTTTGACTTAGTTATCTCTAGTTGGGGTGCTGATTTTGCTGATCCCATCAACTTCCTATCGCTGATGAGTACTGGTAATACCAATAATAATGGTGGCTTCTCCGACGCCAAGTACGATAGCGATGTTAAGAAGTCTGAGAATCAGGATGCTAACAATCCAACCGCTCGTTACCAAGACTTAGTTAGCGCTGAAAAGCGATTGATGACGCAACAGGGCCTGGTACCGCTGTATCAACCAGCTACGGTTGAAATGTGGAATCCCAAGGTCTCTGGTTATGTTTGGAATCCAGCGGGGATGAGTCGCGGGTACCAATGGATGGAACTGAAAAAGTAGTCACGTGAAGCGGCGTACAGAATGAAAATTCTGTACGCTTTTTGTATTTTAACTGAAACTCTTGTTTCTAATTGGAAAAGTAGGCTGTTTGAAAGACGGATGGGGGCAAGGCTTCAACATCGTTTCAGAAAATCTTTGCTACGGGCGAAGGTTGGTCAACTTTTGACTGGTGACCGGAGAAACTCCCGGTTGATTTTAATTGAGAATTGAAATTGTGTATGAAACATGTTATACCTAGAGTAAGACTTATGAAAGCGAATACATAAACAATTCACGGAGCTGGAGGCAGAACACTATGCAATTTGACGACTTACTAACAGAGCAACGTAATCACCGGTCGACGCACATCGATCGGGAGTCCACGTTAGAAATGGTAGCAACGATTAACCGGGAGGACCACCGGGTAGCAAGGGCGGTACAGAAGGAATTGCCTCAAATTGCGGCGGCAATTGACGCTGCCTATCCCAAGTTTGATCAGGGTGGCCGTCTGATTTATATTGGCGCTGGGACCTCTGGTCGTTTAGGAGTGATTGACGCCACGGAACTACAACCAACTTATGGGTTGACGGCTGAGCAGACCTTCGGCTTGATTGCCGGTGGTGCTGACGCGCTGACGCATACGGTGCAGTCAGCTGAAGATTCACCTGAATTAGCCCACGATGATTTAGCAGCGGTCAATTTGACGGCACAGGACGTGGTAGTGGCGAGTGCTGCTTCTGGTCAAACACCATACACACTGGCAGCACTGGACTTTGCACAAAAACAAGGTGCCTTAGGCATTGGTTTTTCCTGCATTGAAGGCAGTCCTTTGGCTGAGCTGGCAGACTACCCGATTACGCCGGTTGTCGGTCCCGAGATCATCACGGGAGCCACGCTTTTAAAGGCCGGGACCGCGGAAAAAATGGTGTTGAACATGCTGTCTACGGGCATCATGGTTAAGTCCGGTAAGGTCTATCAAAACCTGATGATCAACGTGGTACCAACCAATGGCAAGACGTTCGAACGGGCCAAGAAGATTATTGCTGAGGCCACTCAGACGTCCATGATTGCTGCAGAGCGGGCCTTAGATCGGGCGGGGAATAACGTTCCTCTGGCTATTGTCTTGATTGAAACGAAGGGAACCATTGCCGAGGCTAAGAGCTTGCTGGCAGCCACCGGTGGTCACGTGTCACAAGCAGTCAAGCTAAATGATGATCAACAGTAACCCCTTGGCTTGACTGGTCCACACCAATTCTCTATACTTTAGACTAGGTATAAGAGGAAAGGAAAGTGGCAAAATGTATCTTGCAGATGAACATCGTTATGAAAAAATGCCAATTCGGCGGGCTGGTAACACGGGTTTTCAGTTACCAGCTATTTCTTTTGGCATGTGGCATAGTTTTGGGGAGAACGCGAATTACGGTGACACCCGCGACATCATCCTCAAGGCGTTTGACGCCGGAATTTTTAGCTTTGATCTAGCGGCCAACTACGGTCCCGGTTCTTACGAAGCGGAGCGGTTATTTGGTCAAGTCTTGGAACGGGAATTGAAACCTTATCGTGATGAGTTGATCATCAGTAGTAAGGCCGGTTTTCACATGTGGCCAGGGCCTTATGGACAAATGAGTTCGCGAAAAGCCTTGACCGCTTCATTAGATCGGTCGCTTCAGGCTATGGGTTTGGACTACGTTGACATCTTTTACAGTCACCGCTTTGATCCGGAAACGGACCCAGAGGAAACGGCCGTTGCCTTGGATAATTTGGTGAAACAAGGTAAGACCTTGTACGTTGGTATCTCTAACTACACCGCCCCACAAGCTCTGGCAATGATCAAGATCTTTAAAGACCTGCATACACCATTTGTGGTCGACCAAGTTTCTTACAATATGTTGAACCAGTCCGCTGCGGACGACGGGTTATTTGACCGGTTGCGGGAAAACAATGCTGGTGCAATTGCGTATGGTCCGTTGTGTGAAGGTTTATTGACTGACAAATACTTGGACGGAATTCCTGAAGACGTTGACATTCACTGGTCTAGTGAGTATATCTTGAAACAGGGCCGTGACAAGCTCTATCAAAAGTTGGTAGGTCTGAATCAGATTGCGCAGAGTCGGGGCCAAAAGTTGTCACACATGGCGCTGGCCTGGTTGTTGCATAACCCAGTGATTACGAGCGTGATCACTGGTGCATCTAAGTCTGAACACTTGCTGGAAAATATCAAGGCGGTTCAGAACTTAGCGTTTGATCCAGAGCAATTGGCTGCAATCGATAAGATTTTAAAGGCTTAATTTAATATAGAAATATTCGGAATGGTTGTCGCAACTTGACGGCCATTTTTTGTGTTTAATTAGATTTTAAAGTAAAGCTATTTCGAGGTGTCTTGGTTTAATGGCTGTCTTTAGAGGGGGGCATACTTGCTGACCTTTTTCTCAATGTAGTTGGCTCTCGCCTTGAACGCCGGAGACGACAATTTCGGAGAATCCGGCGTATTAGATGATTAATCAAAATTGGTCACATAATTTACCCGGGCGTGGGGTATAATGGGGACAGGGTTAAAGGAAATGGTGGAGGTTGCTATGACACGTAAAGTAACGATTCGGGACCTTGCAGAAGCGGCGGGCGTCTCGGTCACGACAGTTTCACAGATTCTGAATGGCAAGGGCGAACGTTTTAGCCTGGATACGCGTCGGCGGGTCCATCAACTACAAGAAGAGATGGGGTATGTGCCTGACTTCAACGCTCGTAACTTAATCATGAAGTCGGCGCAGACCATCGGTGTGTTGGTGCCAAACTTGGGGAACCCTTTCTTCAGCATGTTCATTCGCGGTGTGCAACAGACTAGTCGGGACCGACACTTCATCCCGTTGATCTTTGGCGCCAATCACGATGAAAAATTAGAGAGCTATTACCTTCAAGAGCTGATTAAACGCGCGGTGGATGGCTTGATTATTGCGAGTGCTTCCATCACGGGTGAAGCAATTGATAACATCTTAAAGAAAAATGGCATTCCTTATCTGCTGATTGATCAGAACGGCGGCCCCAGCGTTGACCGGGTTCGAATTGATGACCAACAGGGGGGACAGCTAGCTGCGCAACATTTAGTGGCATTGGGACACCGACGGATTGCCGTGGTGATGCCCGAGCACCCCACTCAAAATTTACTGATTCGGTTGGATGGGTTTCGTAAGCAATTGGCAGAACTGGGCGTCCAACTGGCCACTACGGCCGTTGTGACGGCAGCCATGACAAAATTAGGGGGGTACCAGGCCACCTCGGCTGTCTTGGCTCAGAAACCGACAGCAGTCTTTGCCATTAATGATGAGACGGCTCTGGGCCTAATCCGCGGTTTACATGAACAGGGACTCAAGGTTCCCGAGGACATTTCAGTGCTGGGGTACGATGATATCGATTTGGATGAGTACGTCGTTCCTAAGTTGAGCACAATTCATCAGCCAGTGGTGACAATGGGTCAGCAGGCAACGACCTTGCTGATCAATCGGATTCAGGACCAACGTCAACCGGAACAACTGGTTAATTTACCGGTTGAACTCCGGAATCGTGAAAGCACGGGGCCGGTGAAATAATTTTTATTTAGTTCTTGTAAGCCTTTTCGAAACATGATACGCTAGGGTTATTCAAAACGGGTTGCCCAGTGTGTCGGCAATACGTAAAACGTTTTACAAACGATTCTGCTTAAGGAGTGAAGGTTAATTATGTCAAACAAAGTTACGGTTCTGGGAAGTCTCAACGTTGATACGACGCTACGCGTTGCACGGATGCCTCAACCGGGGGAAACACTTTCTACTGAAAACAAGACGAGTGCTGCTGGTGGAAAGGGTGCCAATCAGGCGGTTGCTGCTGCCCGTGCCGGTGCACAGACTAGTTTTATCGGGAAGGTCGGTAATGATGATGCCGGTCGTTTCATGGTTGAATCTCTGAATAACGATAACATTGACACCAGTGCCATTATCACGGACAAAACGGTGGGTACCGGTTCTGCCTTCATTCTGTTAGATGAAGCGGGTCAGAATAGTATTTTGGTATATGGTGGATCGAACCAACAGATTGAGGCAGCAGAAGTGGTTGCTCGTGAGAGTGAAATTGCCAAGGCTGATTTTCTGATTACTCAGTTTGAAACGCCACAGGCAGCGACGTTGGCTGCATTTAAGGTGGCAAAGCAGCATGATGTCACGACGATTTTAAATCCAGCCCCAGCTGCTAAGATCGACCCAGAAATTTTAAAGGTGACCGACTTAGTGGTTCCTAACGAAACTGAAAGTGCTGAGTTAACTGGCATTGAGGTAACTGACGTGGCGTCTATGGATGCGAATGCCAAGAAATTCCGTGAAATGGGTGTCAAGAACCTGATTATTACGGTTGGGAGTAAGGGTGCTTACTACGCAACTGAAAAAGAAAAGGGTTTCGTCCCAGCTTTCAAGGTCAAGGCAGTGGATACCACGGCCGCTGGTGATACGTTTATTGGTGCACTGAGCTCTCAATTATTGCCAGATTTGAGTAATATTGCTACGGCTTTAGTTTTTGCACAACGCGCAAGTTCATTGACCGTTCAAGGTTTAGGTGCTATGCCATCGATTCCTACGTTTGACCAGGTTCAAGCTGCGAGTGCTAAAGATTAGTTTCAGAAAATAACTTAACAAACGATGATCTTTCGATTAGTTTTCGGAAAGATTGTCGTTTTTTTGTGGGACGAGTGACAACCGGTTGCAATATCGATAAATCGGTATATTTTGGCATAAATAGTTTGATGACCGCAAAACCGCTATAGACCAGTCTTTTCGAAATTGGTTGCATTATAATTGCTTAATTGGTATAGTTATGAAAGTTGGTAGTTATCCATCAACCAGGTTGTACTTTGGTACAACGAAAATGCTTGGCCGTGGTCAGTCCGGCCGGATTAAGTGAGGTTATTTGTGATGTTGAATACAGCTACACGTTCCGAATCGACTAATTTTGATGAAACTGATCAGCAAGCGGTTAATGCCGTTCGTATGCTGAGCATGGATATGATTTCGCGGGCTCATTCCGGTCACCCTGGGTTGCCATTGGGGGCAGCACCCATGGCATACGTGCTATTTTCACGACACTTACGGGTGGACCCCTCATTTCCGCAGTGGTTTAATCGGGATCGGTTTGTTTTATCCGCGGGTCATGGGTCAGCGATGCTGTACAGCTTGTTGCATCTTAGCGGATTTACATTGAGTCGGGACGACTTGATGAATTTTCGGCAATTGGGTAGTAAAACGCCTGGTCATCCGGAGTATGGCGTTACCCCTGGTGTTGACGCCACGACGGGTCCACTAGGGCAAGGAATTGGCATGGCCGTGGGGATGGCGATGGCAGAAGCTCATCTGCGAGGGGATTACAATCAGGATGGGTTTGACGTGGTTGATCACTATACTTATGCATTGTGTGGGGACGGCGACCTGATGGAAGGGGTAGCCGCGGAGTCTGCCAGCCTCGCAGGTCAGTTAAACTTAAACAAGCTAATTGTACTGTATGATTCAAACGACATTTCACTCGATGGTCCCCTAGCTAATGCGAGTCATGACAACGTTGGTCAACGTTTTACCAGCTATGGGTGGAACTACTGGTTGGTTGAAGATGGTAATGACCTGGGAGCAATTAACCGGGCCATTGAAGCGGCCAAGGCCAACGTGGATGGCCCGACCTTGATTGAAGTAAAGACCGAAATTGGGGCGGGGAGTCCTAATGCTGGTACGAACAAGGTTCACGGCGCACCTCTAAATGATGAAGATTTAGCGGCAACCCGGAAATTTTATCACTGGAATGCCGATCCATTCACGGTACCAGCTGCGGTTCACGAGCGCTTTATGACTACCATCAAATCGCGTGGTTGGGCAAGCCACCAGGAGTGGTCCAACCTCATCGCTCGGTACTCAAACGAAGAGCCTGAGTTAGCAGCACAGTTTGCTAAGGGCATCAGCAAAGCTGTTCCAGATGACTTGGATCAGCAATTACCCACCTATTATAAGAAAGATGCACTTGCCTCACGGGCCAGTGGTCATGAGGTCTTACAACAACTGAGTGCCCAATGTCCAAACCTCTGGGGTGGGTCTGCCGACCTCTTTAGTTCCAATAAGACAGCTGTCAATGATGAAGAACGATTTGCACCGGATAATTTAACGGGTCGCAACTTGTGGTTTGGCGTGCGGGAGTTTGCTGAGGCGGCAGCCATGAATGGGATTGCGTTACATGGTGGTACCCGAGTATATGGGTCGACATTCTTTGTCTTCTCGGACTACATGAAGCCAGCCATTCGTTTGGCAGCGCTGCAACAATTACCTGTAATTTACGTCTTTACTCATGATTCGTTAGCCGTGGGTGAGGATGGTCCGACCCATGAACCGGTGGAACAATTAGCGGCATTACGATCGATTCCAGGGCTCACCGTTTATCGACCAGCCGATGGCAATGAGACCGTCGCTGCTTGGCGGGAAGCTCTGCTAGCAACGGACCATCCGACGGCGATTGTGTTGACCCGTCAGGGATTGCCGACGTTACCTAAGCCAGCTGCTCGTGTTCGAAGTGGTGTTAAGCGGGGCGGGTACGTGGTTGCCGATGCCCAGGATGAGGCGGAAGGGATTCTGATGGCTTCTGGGTCTGAAGTACAATTAGCCTTGCAAGCCCAAGAAAAGTTATTAGCGTTGGGTCACGATGTTCGGGTCGTTTCCATGCCGGGAATGGTGACCTTCAATGCTCAGTCAGCAGACTACCGTGAGAGTGTGCTGCCAGCCCATCTTCGTCGCCGGGTAGCTATTGAAATGGCTAGCGGTGGTGATTGGTATAGGTACATTGGTCTTGATGGAACCGCTTTATTACAGGAACAGTTTGGTGCGAGTGGCAATGGTCCAGCCGTGATGAAAATGGCTGGTTTTACCCCGGACGCCGTCGTGCAAGCATACCTACAACTGAAGTAACTTGGGAAGAGCATCTGTGACTGAGAGCCAGATGCTCTTTTTTCTGACTGGATTTAAAGAAAGTCACGTCCTCAACTAGTAAGTTCTTGAAATTATTGGTATATTGGACGTAAAGACACTGGAGGCGGTTTTAATGGAAATTAGACGGATCAAGGTTCCGACGGCACTGGTTTGGTCAGCGCCGACTGCTGTAACTGAAGTGGATCAAGACTACATACAAGATGGCGATTTGACCAAATGGTTAGCGAGTTTACAGCCCACAGACCAGGAACGCCTATCTGATCAAGACTGTATTGTGACCGAGGCATTATTCAACGACCGCGTTGTGTTGGATCGGGTTGAAGGTGACTGGGCCCACGTCTTCGTTAAACGCCAAGATAGTCGCCAGGAACGGCGGGGATACCCAGGCTGGGTGCCATTGTCACAAATGACGGCTGACGATGAAGAGCTGGAATACCCGACGACAACGGTTCGGCTCGTACAGCCGGAGACGACATTATTAGACACCGACCGTCAACCGATTGCGCAGTTACCATTGGGCACAATCCTAACGACCACTGGCCAGGATGCAGAGTGGATTCAGGTGGTGACACCCTTGGGCCACGGCTGGATTTCAGCAAGTGCCGCTAAGTTGGGCGTTACTGGTGCTGATGACGGTAGTCGGTTATTAACACTAGGCAAACAGTTCATTGATACGCCGTACCTCTGGGGTGGTATCACGCCACAAGGTTTTGACTGTTCTGGCTTAGTCTACGCCCTACATCGGGCTTTAGGATACTCAGTACCGCGAGACGCCCAAGATCAGTTTGCGAATGGCTATCCCATCGCCCCAGAGGCTTTGACGGCTGGGGATCTGGTTTTCTTTGCTCGGGAACACGGTACGGGCCCAATTCACCACGTTGGACTCTATGCGGGCAGTGGTCAGGTCTTACATGCACCTAAACCAGGCGAGAACGTCCAGTTAACCTCTCTGACAACACCGAAGTTTGCGGCTGAATATGCCGGTGCACGGCGGTTTTGGCAATAATTTCAAGTCTGAAGAATTCTCTAAGGTCTGGGTTAAAATGCGACCAGCTACACGGCACATGCTATACTCAGCTTAAGGGAATCGATTAAGAAAATAGTGAAAAGAGAGGGATCATGATGAAACTCAAACACGTTATTTTAGGTCTTGCAGCCGCTGTCTTGGCTGTCGGAATTGGTGGCAGTACCGTCCGGGTCCACGCCGATACGGCGGATACTGCGGATACGACGAGCAGTACAACTGGTGACAGTACTTCGTCTGATAGTGGAAGCACGGTTCAGACCAAGGCACTCTCGAAGGCGTACGTGGTTTATGGCGCTGGATTGGCAAGTGAAGATAAGGACACCGTTTCGACCGCATTGGGCGTTAAGTCTAATTACACGTCGCTGACTGCTTCTGGCAGTGATTACGCGAAGTATCTGAATTCAGCAGGTACGACTGACGCTAGTATGATCAGCTCCGTGGCGCTAGCACCGGCTGACCCTGGCACTGGTGTCAAGGTTAACATTGCCGATTACAATGGTAGCAACAACATTACCGAAGTAACCTCGCAACAATATGCGATGGTTGCTACCATGGCTGGGGTTAAGGACGTGATTATCACTGTCACGGCTGATAAGTCCGTTTCTGGTGAATCGGCGCTGACTGGCGTTTATAAAGCGCTGGCTGCCGATGGCTTAACACTGAATTCAGAAAACACGCAAGCAGCTAATGGCGTACTAGATGCCACTCAACCAGCGATTGATTCGAATAATAATGACAAGAAGTACCCTGGGAAGCTGATGGCCGCTGTGGGGGATGTTTCCTCTGACTTGGCTAAACAGCGTCAAAATGGCAACGACTTGGCAACTAAATCAGACATCGAAGACATGCTGAACAAGGCTTTGGCTAAACGAGGGATTTCCAAGAATACTAGTTCAACGCAGATCACCAATATTGCGGTGGCTTTGAGTAAAGTTCAACAAGCCCCAGTCTCTACGAGTAAGAGCTACGTCACTAATGTAACAAATGTGGCAAATAGTCTAGCCAACAGTATTGGCAATAAAATGGCGGGTGTTAAAGACTTCGCTAACAGTGCTGATGCTAAAAAAGCTGAGAATTTCATTGTGAGAATTTGGAATAGCATCGTTAATTTCTTTAAGGGATTAGGCAATTAAGTGTTACCGGAACGGTGAGATAACTAATAAACGGGCGTGTGGGCGTCCGTTTTTTTGTGCAGAAAATTATATTTCACAAAGTCCGGTCTAACTGAGTTAGTTGTAACGTACAGAAAGCGACATTGATAACAACTTGTATTTTGCAATTTTACCAGTTAAATGGAAACGCTGTCGCTGTCAACTAAATAATTGTGTTTGGATTCATTAAGCAAAAGAACCAATGTTCGGTACCGAATATGAGCAACGTCCTGATACAATAGGCTTTTAAAACATAAAATGCTCGTGAAAACGATTACGGGGAATACATGTTCTTGACCTAAAATCCGTTAATATTTCCTTAATAATTCACAAGAAACTGGGAAAACGTGTGGTAATATGAATTTGTGATTCGTATTGAGTATGAACGAACGTGACTGTCACATGATTGATGTGCAGTTGTCATTCACGCTGTTTTTGAAATCTAAAGTCATAAAAGGACGTGTTGGTAAAGATGAGTACAGGACAACGAAAAACTAAAGCAGTCGTTGGGGTCGTCGGTGCCATTGGCGCATTTGCCGCTGGGGCTACGATCACCGCAAACGCAGATAGCATCAAAGTTCAACAAGGGGACACCGTTTGGGACCTTTCTCAGAAGTATAATGTCTCTATTTCAGATTTAGAACAACAGAATTCAATCGACGCTAAGACCGACCTGATTTTTGTCGGGCAACGGTTACAGGTTAAATCAGCTAAGAATAGTCAGCAATCATACACGGTAAAGTCTGGGGACACCCTCTGGGATCTTGCACAGACTTACCACTTAACAGTCGCACAATTACAGAAGGCCAATGGGTTGTCAGGTGACACGTTAAGTGTTGGTCAAAACTTGATCATTCCATCTAGCGCTACTAAGTCTACGCAAGCTAGCCAAAGCACTCAGGCTACACCTAGCGCAACGCGGCAAACGACTCAAAAGGCCGCTGCCGTTCAAGCACAAATCGTGGCCGCACAGCAAGCGGCAGCTAGCAAGCAACAACAAAAACAGGCACCTGCAACAACTGGTAGTTCTAATACCAAGACTTCCAGTGCTAGTTCTGTAGCTGGTTCTTCATCACAGTCACAGAGTCAGACTTCTAGTCAGACGCAATCGTCTACACAATCCAGTAGTACAAGCACGTACAAGCATCAACAAGCACCAGCTTCATCGGCTACTCAGGCGCCTTCACGGGCATCCGTAACCAAAGTAGCCCCTAGTTCTAGTGCTAGTCAATCATCAACTGTGACCCCAAGTCAGAGCCAATCAGCTTCGACGCAGGGCCAATCGGTCGCTTCTTCTGGATCAACCGCTGCGGTAACGAGTCAGTCAACGTCGCAACAATCAGCTGCAACGACTCGGGCTAGTGTTCACTCATCAGCCGCTAGTCAGCAATCGACCCAGTCGTCTACGTCTGTTGCACCAAAAACGACGCGTGCGGCAGTAGCGCCATCAACTAGCCAATCATCAGCAGCTCAGACTGGTAGCCAAAATGCAACGGCCACGACGTCAGCACAAACGACTAAGACCACTAAGAAGCGAATCAAGACAACGACGCGTTCTGCTGTCGCACAACCAGCAGCTTCTAGCAGTTCATCTACCGCCCAAAGTAGTAGCCGTTCAACTGCTGCCGTTAAGACTGCTAGCAACACGAAGAA belongs to Levilactobacillus yonginensis and includes:
- the rbsK gene encoding ribokinase, encoding MSNKVTVLGSLNVDTTLRVARMPQPGETLSTENKTSAAGGKGANQAVAAARAGAQTSFIGKVGNDDAGRFMVESLNNDNIDTSAIITDKTVGTGSAFILLDEAGQNSILVYGGSNQQIEAAEVVARESEIAKADFLITQFETPQAATLAAFKVAKQHDVTTILNPAPAAKIDPEILKVTDLVVPNETESAELTGIEVTDVASMDANAKKFREMGVKNLIITVGSKGAYYATEKEKGFVPAFKVKAVDTTAAGDTFIGALSSQLLPDLSNIATALVFAQRASSLTVQGLGAMPSIPTFDQVQAASAKD
- the tkt gene encoding transketolase, which codes for MLNTATRSESTNFDETDQQAVNAVRMLSMDMISRAHSGHPGLPLGAAPMAYVLFSRHLRVDPSFPQWFNRDRFVLSAGHGSAMLYSLLHLSGFTLSRDDLMNFRQLGSKTPGHPEYGVTPGVDATTGPLGQGIGMAVGMAMAEAHLRGDYNQDGFDVVDHYTYALCGDGDLMEGVAAESASLAGQLNLNKLIVLYDSNDISLDGPLANASHDNVGQRFTSYGWNYWLVEDGNDLGAINRAIEAAKANVDGPTLIEVKTEIGAGSPNAGTNKVHGAPLNDEDLAATRKFYHWNADPFTVPAAVHERFMTTIKSRGWASHQEWSNLIARYSNEEPELAAQFAKGISKAVPDDLDQQLPTYYKKDALASRASGHEVLQQLSAQCPNLWGGSADLFSSNKTAVNDEERFAPDNLTGRNLWFGVREFAEAAAMNGIALHGGTRVYGSTFFVFSDYMKPAIRLAALQQLPVIYVFTHDSLAVGEDGPTHEPVEQLAALRSIPGLTVYRPADGNETVAAWREALLATDHPTAIVLTRQGLPTLPKPAARVRSGVKRGGYVVADAQDEAEGILMASGSEVQLALQAQEKLLALGHDVRVVSMPGMVTFNAQSADYRESVLPAHLRRRVAIEMASGGDWYRYIGLDGTALLQEQFGASGNGPAVMKMAGFTPDAVVQAYLQLK
- a CDS encoding NlpC/P60 family protein → MEIRRIKVPTALVWSAPTAVTEVDQDYIQDGDLTKWLASLQPTDQERLSDQDCIVTEALFNDRVVLDRVEGDWAHVFVKRQDSRQERRGYPGWVPLSQMTADDEELEYPTTTVRLVQPETTLLDTDRQPIAQLPLGTILTTTGQDAEWIQVVTPLGHGWISASAAKLGVTGADDGSRLLTLGKQFIDTPYLWGGITPQGFDCSGLVYALHRALGYSVPRDAQDQFANGYPIAPEALTAGDLVFFAREHGTGPIHHVGLYAGSGQVLHAPKPGENVQLTSLTTPKFAAEYAGARRFWQ
- a CDS encoding DUF1002 domain-containing protein, whose protein sequence is MKLKHVILGLAAAVLAVGIGGSTVRVHADTADTADTTSSTTGDSTSSDSGSTVQTKALSKAYVVYGAGLASEDKDTVSTALGVKSNYTSLTASGSDYAKYLNSAGTTDASMISSVALAPADPGTGVKVNIADYNGSNNITEVTSQQYAMVATMAGVKDVIITVTADKSVSGESALTGVYKALAADGLTLNSENTQAANGVLDATQPAIDSNNNDKKYPGKLMAAVGDVSSDLAKQRQNGNDLATKSDIEDMLNKALAKRGISKNTSSTQITNIAVALSKVQQAPVSTSKSYVTNVTNVANSLANSIGNKMAGVKDFANSADAKKAENFIVRIWNSIVNFFKGLGN
- a CDS encoding LysM peptidoglycan-binding domain-containing protein, with product MSTGQRKTKAVVGVVGAIGAFAAGATITANADSIKVQQGDTVWDLSQKYNVSISDLEQQNSIDAKTDLIFVGQRLQVKSAKNSQQSYTVKSGDTLWDLAQTYHLTVAQLQKANGLSGDTLSVGQNLIIPSSATKSTQASQSTQATPSATRQTTQKAAAVQAQIVAAQQAAASKQQQKQAPATTGSSNTKTSSASSVAGSSSQSQSQTSSQTQSSTQSSSTSTYKHQQAPASSATQAPSRASVTKVAPSSSASQSSTVTPSQSQSASTQGQSVASSGSTAAVTSQSTSQQSAATTRASVHSSAASQQSTQSSTSVAPKTTRAAVAPSTSQSSAAQTGSQNATATTSAQTTKTTKKRIKTTTRSAVAQPAASSSSSTAQSSSRSTAAVKTASNTKKTSTAGLTSGSVTSLALKLSTASIPYVWGGSALSGMDCSGLVAYVYAHANGVSLPHNTVSQESRVSTHSVANAQPGDILFWGSKGASYHDAIYLGNSQYVHAPAPGQNVKVQSLSKYFMPSFAGTVK